A region from the Variovorax paradoxus genome encodes:
- a CDS encoding SLC13 family permease: MNSSAAEAQAQAAVPSEQGGGGNGLLWLLAAVAVLFAFVRPRAPMDWLKLVDWQTVGALAGLLAITQGVEKSGMLQAAAQRLLARTHSQRSLALMLTASAAFLSALVTNDVSLFLLVPLTRVLASQAHLPLARLVVLQALAVNAGSALTPIGNPQNLYLWHRSGEGFVAFMGMMLPTVAVMLFWLFAAVWLLVPRTPIALKPEASAAPVQPRLLALAGVLFVGFVVALDRHWLLAGLGVVFGVFLVSYPRVLRGIDWALLAIIALMFVDLRQLAELPAVQLLLHHWPITEGWRAYLAAIVASQFISNVPAAILLDGHVRDLPALAAGVSVGGFGCVLGSLANLIALRLAKVPHGLREFHRIGIPFLLVCAASALLLRLG; the protein is encoded by the coding sequence GTGAACTCGTCGGCCGCTGAAGCACAGGCACAGGCGGCCGTACCGTCCGAACAGGGCGGTGGCGGCAACGGCCTGCTGTGGCTGCTGGCCGCCGTCGCGGTGCTGTTCGCCTTCGTGCGCCCGCGTGCGCCGATGGACTGGCTGAAGCTGGTCGACTGGCAGACCGTGGGCGCGCTTGCGGGGCTGCTCGCGATCACCCAGGGCGTGGAGAAAAGCGGCATGCTGCAGGCCGCCGCGCAGCGCCTGCTCGCGCGCACGCACAGCCAGCGCAGCCTGGCGCTGATGCTGACCGCCAGCGCGGCGTTTCTGTCCGCACTGGTGACCAACGATGTGAGCCTGTTCCTGCTGGTGCCGCTCACGCGCGTGCTCGCCAGCCAGGCGCACCTGCCGCTCGCGCGGCTCGTGGTGCTCCAGGCGCTGGCCGTCAACGCGGGCTCGGCGCTTACGCCCATCGGCAATCCGCAGAACCTCTACCTCTGGCACCGCTCGGGCGAAGGCTTCGTCGCCTTCATGGGCATGATGCTGCCGACCGTGGCCGTGATGCTGTTCTGGCTCTTCGCGGCGGTCTGGCTGCTGGTGCCGCGCACGCCCATCGCGCTCAAGCCCGAGGCCAGCGCCGCTCCGGTGCAGCCGCGCCTGCTGGCATTGGCGGGCGTGCTGTTCGTCGGTTTCGTGGTGGCGCTCGACCGGCACTGGCTGCTGGCGGGCCTGGGCGTGGTGTTCGGCGTGTTCCTGGTGTCGTATCCGCGCGTCCTGCGAGGCATCGACTGGGCACTGCTCGCGATCATTGCGCTGATGTTCGTCGACCTGCGCCAGCTGGCCGAGCTGCCGGCGGTTCAATTGCTGCTGCACCACTGGCCCATCACCGAAGGATGGCGCGCCTACCTCGCCGCCATCGTTGCCTCGCAGTTCATCAGCAATGTGCCGGCCGCGATCCTGCTCGACGGCCATGTGCGCGACCTGCCCGCGCTCGCGGCCGGCGTGAGCGTGGGCGGCTTCGGCTGCGTGCTGGGTTCGCTCGCCAACCTGATCGCGCTGCGGCTGGCCAAGGTGCCGCACGGGCTGCGCGAGTTCCACCGCATCGGCATTCCCTTCCTGCTGGTGTGCGCGGCCTCGGCGCTGCTGCTCAGGCTGGGGTGA
- a CDS encoding class I adenylate-forming enzyme family protein, with amino-acid sequence MLQTHPAIQASTERSFGAIAELVRLHAQYRPDHAALADAEQALNYGALDALMDRVAASLQRAGLEPGDAIAVCAASSVNYAAVFLGALRAGVAVAPLAPGSTPASLARMIEDADARILFTDASAAEVVGPLNEGGISRVALDDSTVGSSLEDWLAPAGAQPAAVDTQPSWPFNIIYSSGTTGEPKGIVQGHGMRWAHVQRGAMYGYGPDTVTLLSTPLYSNTTLVVFFPTLAFGGCVVLMPKFDALGYLQLAEQHRATHTMLVPVQYQRLMAHPRFGAHDLSSFRFKFSTSAPFNAALKADVLKRWPGGLIEFYGMTEGGGTCILEAHLHPNKLHTVGQPAEGSDIRLIDEDGNEIPRGNIELAGEVVGHSAGMMTGYHRQPAKTREAEWFDATGKRFIRTGDVGRFDADGFLTLFDRKKDMIISGGFNIYPSDLETVLRGHAAVADVAVIGVPSEQWGETPVAFVVRREGDSTAADALLRWANAQLGKTQRLARLSFIDELPRSAIGKVLKRELRERELVGR; translated from the coding sequence ATTTTGCAAACGCACCCCGCCATTCAAGCGTCGACGGAGCGCAGTTTCGGCGCCATCGCCGAGCTGGTTCGCCTCCATGCGCAATACAGGCCCGACCACGCCGCGCTCGCGGACGCAGAGCAGGCGCTGAACTACGGCGCGCTCGACGCGCTGATGGACCGCGTCGCGGCCAGCCTGCAGCGCGCGGGGCTGGAGCCCGGCGATGCCATTGCGGTCTGCGCGGCCTCTTCGGTGAACTACGCCGCGGTGTTCCTGGGCGCATTGCGCGCGGGTGTGGCGGTCGCGCCGCTGGCACCCGGGTCCACGCCCGCCAGCCTGGCCCGCATGATCGAGGATGCCGATGCACGCATCCTCTTCACCGACGCGTCGGCCGCCGAGGTCGTCGGTCCCCTGAACGAAGGCGGCATTTCGCGCGTCGCGCTCGACGACTCAACGGTTGGCAGCAGCCTCGAGGACTGGCTCGCGCCCGCCGGTGCGCAGCCCGCCGCCGTGGACACGCAGCCTTCGTGGCCCTTCAACATCATCTATTCGTCGGGCACCACCGGCGAGCCCAAGGGCATCGTGCAGGGCCACGGCATGCGCTGGGCCCATGTGCAGCGCGGCGCCATGTACGGGTACGGCCCCGACACCGTCACGCTGCTGTCGACACCGCTTTATTCCAACACCACGCTGGTGGTGTTCTTCCCGACCCTGGCCTTCGGCGGCTGCGTGGTGCTGATGCCCAAGTTCGATGCGCTCGGCTACCTGCAGCTGGCCGAGCAGCACCGCGCGACGCACACCATGCTGGTGCCGGTGCAGTACCAGCGCCTGATGGCGCATCCGCGCTTCGGCGCGCACGACCTCTCGTCGTTCCGCTTCAAGTTCAGCACCAGCGCGCCCTTCAACGCCGCGCTCAAGGCCGATGTGCTCAAGCGCTGGCCCGGCGGGCTGATCGAGTTCTACGGCATGACCGAGGGCGGCGGCACCTGCATCCTCGAGGCGCACCTGCACCCGAACAAGCTGCACACCGTGGGCCAGCCGGCCGAAGGCAGCGATATCCGGCTGATCGACGAAGACGGCAACGAAATACCGCGCGGCAACATCGAACTGGCCGGCGAGGTGGTGGGGCACTCGGCCGGCATGATGACCGGCTACCACCGCCAGCCCGCCAAGACGCGCGAAGCCGAATGGTTCGACGCCACCGGCAAGCGCTTCATCCGCACCGGCGACGTCGGGCGCTTCGATGCCGACGGCTTCCTGACGCTGTTCGACCGCAAGAAGGACATGATCATCAGCGGCGGCTTCAACATCTATCCGAGCGATCTCGAAACGGTGCTGCGCGGCCATGCCGCCGTGGCCGACGTGGCGGTGATCGGCGTGCCGTCGGAGCAATGGGGCGAGACGCCGGTGGCCTTCGTGGTGCGCCGCGAGGGCGACAGCACCGCCGCCGACGCATTGCTGCGATGGGCCAACGCCCAGCTCGGCAAGACGCAGCGCCTGGCGCGCCTGAGTTTCATCGACGAACTGCCGCGCAGCGCCATCGGCAAGGTGCTCAAGCGCGAACTGCGTGAGCGTGAACTCGTCGGCCGCTGA
- a CDS encoding DMT family transporter, with product MSATLYALAAIALWSTLASLGTALSHLPPFLLTGLALIIGSVPSWPLVLRDRAAWRVPPRTLALGVYGLFGFHFLLFIALRHAPPVEANLVNYLWPLFMVVLAPVLLPGVSLRPLHVAAALLGFAGAAVAILGTRGGASALQGYWGFLPALGSAFIWASYSLWTKRVEAFPTSAIGLFGLVSGVLSLACHAVLEPSIALSGKDWLLLVLCGLGPLGAAFFAWDMALKRGDPRRIGILSYLTPLGSTALLLLVTGRPLTWTIALAALLIISAAVMGTRAR from the coding sequence ATGTCCGCCACGCTGTACGCACTCGCCGCCATCGCGCTCTGGTCCACGCTCGCCTCGCTCGGCACCGCCCTCTCGCACCTGCCGCCGTTCCTGCTGACCGGGCTCGCGCTGATCATCGGCAGCGTGCCGAGCTGGCCGCTGGTGCTACGCGACCGCGCGGCCTGGCGCGTGCCGCCGCGCACGCTGGCGCTGGGCGTCTATGGCCTGTTCGGCTTTCACTTTTTGCTGTTCATCGCGCTGCGGCATGCGCCGCCGGTCGAGGCCAACCTGGTCAACTACCTGTGGCCGCTGTTCATGGTGGTGCTCGCGCCGGTGCTGCTGCCGGGCGTGTCGCTGCGGCCGCTGCATGTGGCGGCGGCGCTGCTGGGCTTTGCGGGCGCGGCGGTCGCGATCCTCGGCACACGCGGCGGCGCCAGCGCGCTCCAGGGCTACTGGGGCTTCCTGCCGGCGCTGGGCTCGGCCTTCATCTGGGCAAGCTACTCGCTGTGGACGAAGCGTGTCGAGGCCTTTCCGACCTCGGCCATCGGCCTGTTCGGACTGGTCTCGGGCGTGCTCTCGCTGGCCTGCCATGCGGTGCTCGAACCATCGATCGCGCTGTCCGGCAAGGACTGGCTGCTGCTCGTGCTGTGCGGCCTCGGCCCGCTGGGCGCCGCCTTCTTCGCTTGGGACATGGCGCTCAAGCGCGGCGACCCGCGGCGCATCGGCATCCTGAGCTATCTCACACCTTTGGGCTCGACGGCGCTGCTGCTGCTCGTGACCGGCCGGCCGCTGACCTGGACCATCGCGCTCGCGGCCCTGCTCATCATCTCGGCGGCGGTCATGGGCACGCGCGCGCGCTGA
- a CDS encoding YbeD family protein: MSSSTTDITDASTPIPDPRKESLIEYPSQFPIKVMGVKADGFVHAITQIAERFDPAFDATTVELRDSKAGNYLGVTITVTATSREQLDDLYRALSAHPLVKVVL; this comes from the coding sequence ATGAGCAGCAGCACCACCGACATCACCGACGCCAGCACTCCGATCCCCGATCCGCGCAAGGAATCGCTGATCGAGTACCCCTCGCAGTTCCCGATCAAGGTCATGGGCGTCAAGGCCGACGGCTTCGTGCATGCGATCACCCAGATTGCCGAACGCTTCGACCCGGCCTTCGACGCCACCACGGTCGAGCTGCGCGACAGCAAGGCAGGCAACTACCTGGGCGTGACGATCACCGTGACCGCCACCAGCCGCGAGCAGCTCGACGATCTGTACCGCGCGCTGTCGGCCCATCCGCTGGTCAAGGTCGTTCTCTGA
- the lipB gene encoding lipoyl(octanoyl) transferase LipB encodes MSTGIEPTWLGAADYAATYGAMKQFTLERLPETPDALWICEHAPVFTQGIAGKQDHILNPGGIPVVQTDRGGQVTFHGPGQVVAYPLIDLRRAGYFVKEYVYRIEESVLRTLAHFGVTGHRVAGAPGIYVRLDDPFSHAALTGPLPAGDPFRGLGKIAALGIKVSRHATYHGVALNVEMDLEPFSRINPCGYAGLQTVDLSTIGVQTTWEEAARVLSQKLTTYLAP; translated from the coding sequence ATGAGCACGGGCATCGAACCGACATGGCTGGGCGCCGCCGACTACGCCGCCACCTATGGCGCGATGAAGCAGTTCACGCTCGAGCGCCTGCCCGAGACGCCCGATGCGCTGTGGATCTGCGAGCACGCGCCGGTCTTCACGCAGGGCATCGCGGGCAAGCAGGACCACATCCTGAATCCCGGCGGCATTCCGGTGGTGCAGACCGACCGCGGCGGCCAAGTCACCTTCCACGGCCCGGGCCAGGTGGTGGCCTATCCGCTGATCGATCTTCGGCGCGCGGGCTACTTCGTGAAGGAATACGTCTACCGCATCGAGGAATCGGTGCTGCGCACGCTGGCCCACTTCGGCGTGACCGGCCACCGCGTGGCGGGCGCGCCGGGCATCTATGTGCGGCTCGACGACCCTTTTTCACATGCTGCGCTGACCGGCCCGCTGCCCGCCGGCGACCCGTTTCGCGGCCTCGGCAAGATCGCCGCGCTCGGCATCAAGGTGAGCCGCCACGCCACCTACCACGGCGTCGCGCTCAACGTCGAGATGGACCTCGAACCCTTCTCGCGGATCAACCCTTGTGGTTATGCGGGGCTGCAAACGGTCGATCTTTCTACAATCGGGGTCCAAACCACATGGGAAGAAGCCGCCCGGGTGCTGAGCCAGAAGCTCACCACCTACCTGGCGCCTTAG
- a CDS encoding AraC family transcriptional regulator, translated as MHPSTTAALSLRRYGASRGSHAHDHFQILVGLDGVLELEVEGRGRRVGAGDGWVVTPGERHDFESRAGSRCLVLDTAQDLWAQCAGRSPMAPQLLSLARYLALCVTQAPPPAAALHHAPALLLEAWGPSVPNGRRRTIDWPALAAWAQAHWHRPLSVADLAAVACLSPSQFAQRCRDEQGMAAMQWLRSQRLQQARQLRSSGLGAAETARRTGYRSPSALTAALRQR; from the coding sequence ATGCACCCGTCCACCACTGCTGCCCTTTCGCTGCGACGCTACGGCGCCTCGCGCGGCAGCCATGCGCACGATCACTTCCAGATACTGGTCGGGCTCGATGGCGTGCTGGAGCTGGAGGTCGAGGGGCGCGGCCGGCGCGTGGGCGCCGGCGACGGCTGGGTGGTGACGCCCGGCGAGCGGCACGACTTCGAATCGCGCGCAGGCAGCCGGTGCCTCGTGCTCGACACCGCGCAGGATCTTTGGGCGCAGTGCGCGGGACGCTCCCCGATGGCGCCGCAGCTCCTGTCGCTGGCGCGCTACCTGGCACTGTGCGTGACGCAGGCTCCGCCACCCGCGGCCGCGCTGCATCATGCGCCGGCGCTGCTGCTGGAGGCCTGGGGCCCCTCGGTGCCGAACGGCCGCAGGCGCACCATCGACTGGCCGGCGCTTGCCGCCTGGGCGCAGGCGCACTGGCATCGGCCCTTGAGCGTCGCCGACCTTGCGGCGGTCGCGTGCCTGAGCCCCAGCCAATTCGCCCAGCGCTGCCGCGACGAGCAGGGCATGGCGGCCATGCAATGGCTGCGAAGCCAGCGCCTGCAGCAGGCGCGGCAACTGCGCAGCAGCGGCCTGGGCGCCGCGGAGACCGCGCGCCGCACCGGCTATCGCTCGCCTTCGGCGCTCACGGCCGCGCTTCGGCAGCGCTGA
- the lipA gene encoding lipoyl synthase yields the protein MSTTEVVPSPVVREAQSAENYNPLAKQKAAAKLSRIPVKVVQQGEVLKKPDWIRVKAGSPTTRFYEIKQILRESNLHTVCEEASCPNIGECFGNGTATFMIMGDKCTRRCPFCDVGHGRPDPLDKDEPLNLAKTIAKLRLKYVVITSVDRDDLRDGGSQHFVDCIRNIRELSPMTQIEILVPDFRGRDDRALEILKAAPPDVMNHNLETAPRLYKEARPGSDYQFSLNLLKKFKALHPQVPTKSGIMVGLGETDEEILQVMRDMRAHGIDMLTIGQYLSPSGSHLPVRRYVHPDTFKMFEEEAYRMGFSHAAVGAMVRSSYHADQQAHAAGV from the coding sequence ATGAGCACCACAGAAGTCGTCCCGTCCCCCGTCGTGAGAGAGGCGCAAAGCGCCGAAAACTACAATCCGCTGGCCAAGCAGAAGGCTGCGGCCAAGCTCTCGCGCATTCCCGTCAAGGTGGTGCAGCAGGGCGAGGTGCTCAAGAAGCCCGACTGGATCCGCGTGAAGGCCGGCAGCCCCACCACGCGCTTCTACGAGATCAAGCAGATCCTGCGCGAGAGCAACCTGCACACGGTCTGCGAAGAAGCCTCGTGCCCGAACATCGGCGAATGCTTCGGCAACGGCACAGCCACCTTCATGATCATGGGCGACAAGTGCACGCGCCGCTGCCCGTTCTGCGACGTGGGCCACGGCCGCCCCGACCCGCTCGACAAGGACGAGCCGCTCAACCTCGCGAAGACCATCGCCAAGCTGCGCCTGAAGTACGTGGTGATCACCAGCGTCGACCGCGACGACCTGCGCGACGGCGGCAGCCAGCACTTCGTCGACTGCATCAGGAACATCCGCGAGCTCTCGCCGATGACGCAGATCGAGATCCTGGTGCCCGACTTCCGCGGCCGCGACGACCGCGCATTGGAAATCCTCAAGGCCGCGCCGCCGGACGTGATGAACCACAACCTCGAGACCGCGCCGCGCCTCTACAAGGAAGCGCGCCCCGGCAGCGACTACCAGTTCAGCCTCAACCTGCTGAAGAAGTTCAAGGCGCTGCACCCGCAGGTTCCGACCAAGAGCGGCATCATGGTGGGCCTGGGCGAAACCGACGAAGAGATCCTGCAGGTGATGCGCGACATGCGCGCCCACGGCATCGACATGCTGACCATCGGCCAGTACCTGTCGCCGTCGGGCTCGCACCTGCCGGTGCGCCGCTACGTGCATCCCGACACCTTCAAGATGTTCGAGGAAGAGGCCTACAGGATGGGCTTCAGCCACGCGGCCGTGGGCGCGATGGTGCGCTCGAGCTACCACGCCGATCAGCAGGCGCACGCCGCCGGCGTCTGA